In Candidatus Dormiibacterota bacterium, the genomic stretch CGCCGCTGACCGGAACGTTGGTCGCGCCGTCCGGCGGGCTCACGGAACGGATATGGGCGGCGGCCAGCGTCGACGCCAGGCTTTGCTGCTGGGCGCGCAGGATCATGACGAATCCGCCGATCGCCAGCGCGAAGACCAGTACCATGCCGGCTCCGGACAGCTGTTTGGCCCAGTTCTTCATCCATCCCGATCAACGGGGGAGGGCTAAAAGGGTGTTGAAAAGCGCGGACGGCGCCTTCCTCCCGTCCCGGCGTCGAAGATGCTGCTTCATCGGGTAACCCTCGGCGCCGCGGGCACCGCGGGATATGGCCGGCTTCGTTCGCATACCAGCTCAGAAAAGGTGCGTCAGGCGGTGCCTGAGGAGCTTGGTGCCGCCGGGGTCCTGGTAGGGCGGCAGCAACTCGCGCATGCGGGCTTCCGCCAGGGCGACCATCGACTCGACGGTCTGTCCGGCGCTCTCGATCGGGGATCCGATGATCATCCGGATGGTCTTGCGTAACCAGAGATCCTGCGTGCCGGAAAGCGCCACCGGCACGACGGGCACGTGGTTCTCGACCGCGAAGTGCGCGAAGCCCTTCTTGAATGGCATGATCTGGCCCTCGGTCGGCCCGTAGTGGCCCTCGGGGTAGATGGCGACCACGCCACCCCGCTCCAGGCAGCGGTTGGCGTGCTCGAAGAGCACCAGATCCGGCCGGGCCTGGCGATTGACCGGGATGTAGCCGCCGACGCTTTTGACCAGTGCCCACTGGACCTTGCGCGTCACGAGCATGGTGGTGTCGCCGAGGAAATGGATTCGGGGCTCGGCGGGGAAGGTCGCGAGGATGGCAAACGAATCCAGCCAGTTGAGGTGGTTCGCGATCAGTACGTAGGGCCGGTCGGTCGGAATCCGTTCGCGGTACTCGACCTTGATGCGAAACAGCACGTGCAGCAGCGGCACGGCCCAGAGTCGGATCGCACGATATGCGAGGGTGGCCTTCCGCTGCACCGGAAGAAGGTTGGCTGGCGGCTGGGCGGGTGGCTCCATTTCCTTAGTAACGCGGCTTACGCCCGCTACGGCACGCACCCTCAGGGGGCCGCAGGGCCCCTCTTCTTCTTCGCCTCGAGGGCTTCCTTCTTCTTCACGACCTCGTCGTACTGGTCCTTGTAGCGCTTTTGATCGTCCTCGCCCAACGCTTGGTAATTCTTTATCGCTGCGTTGATCAGGCTGAGCCGCGTGCCGCGATTCATATGGCCGGTACCCGCCACCTCTGCGGCCGTCCCCTCCCAGGCAAAGGCGAGGAACTCTCGCTCGGCGGACTTGCCATGGCCTCCCATTCCTTTCCGATGCTGCTCGACGTGCATGAGTTCGTGTCCTACCTGCAACACCCTCCGGGCGAAGCCCTCTTTGGTCGTGTGCTTCAGGAAATCGTCGCTGACCGCAATCGAGCCTTGTTCCGAGCCCTTCGGGGCCCTGGCTGCGGGGGTGGTGGTCAGCAGACCATCCTCATTCAATGGATAGGTCACGTCCTTGATCAGATCCTGACGGTCTGCGTAATAAGTCTTGAGGATGCTCCACACCACGTTCTTGGCTCGCTCGTCCTTGGAGGGCGTGTCGGCCTGGGCAGCGTCGACGATTGCTTTCGCTCTTGCATCGAGCGCCCCCGCGGCAGGGGCCGCGGCCGGAGCGACCCCCGCGTCTGGGTGCCGTTGTAGCGCAAGCGCCCCACTGGCGACCAGCTCGCCAACCGCCCTGTTTCCCGCCGCTCGTTGAAGTTCCAGCAGCCGACCGGCCGCGTTCGGCGACAGGACTAACGCTGGCCGAACCGCTCCGCGGCCAGCGGGACTGCGGATGGTTCGTTCATTGTCAACGCGCTTTCGGTCAGCTCCCGTCTTGCGCCTCGAGGATGCCGCGCACCATGCCTTCGCTAAGGTCACGAGCCTGCTTCATGGTTGCCGGCGACCCGGCTTCGGCTTTCGGCCATTGTGTATTGAGACGCCCAAGCTCCTCATCGAAGAGCCGCGACACCAGCTCGGGTGAATGCGTAACCGCACGACCGTCGACATCCGTGACCGTGACCTCGTGCCGGATGCGCTGGGCGATCATGTAACGATAGATGCGGTCGGTCGCCAGGTCTTCCATGTAGCCGTCGAGCAGGCTGGCGCCCTTCCCGTTCAGCACGCCGTTGCGGTAGCGAATGACAGTCCGCACGGCGGCACGGGTTCCTTCGAGCGTCCGTTTGCCAACGCCTTGCGGGCTGGGTCGCAGGTCCTTATGAATGTTGGCGTCCTTGCGTCGCGCCGCGATCTGGTTCGGGTAGGGGAACTGGTTGACCGCGATCTCGTTTTGATCGGGATGCCCCGTCCAGGCGCCGTCCATCAAGCTGTTCGCCTCGTTTTTCTTGTCCTGTTCCAGCACCTTCAGCGCGCGCGTGTTGAGCTCCGCGTCCTCACGGCTGGGATAGAGGGCGGTCATCCCTCCGATCGCCAGCATGCCTCGCTTGTGGCAGACCTCGGGCATCACCTCGCGCACGGCCTGGAAGAACGCGACATCGTGGGGGATGGTGTTGCGGTCGGGGAGGACCCAGGTGGGGTCGTGCAGCGTGAAGTCGATCAGGCTAGCCATGTAGTCCCATCGCCCCAGGTTCAGTCCCATCATGTGCTCGCGCAGGTTGTAGGCGAATTCCTCCATCTGGTAGGCGAGCGGGTGCGACTCGACCAGGGCCATGCATTTGATGTAGTCGGACGGCCAGCCGCGCGCGGTCGATATGGCCTGAAAGAGATCCCGCCACCAGAGCGCCTCGTCGGCCGACTCCGACTTGGCGATGTAGATCGAGAACGGATGCTTCAAGCGGCCAGGGTCGACCTGGTAGGCGACCATCGCCACGTCGAAGAGCGCCGCGGCCATGTGCTCGCCCTTGATTACACCGGCCTGCTCGAGATGCAGCCCTCGCGGCCGCGTCAGGATGACGGTCTTGCTCTCGTTGATCGCGACCTCGCGCTCGCGTTTGCGATCGTGATACGTGAGTTCCCCCCGCAGGGCGGCGATGATGTTGCGCACGCCCTGGTTGATGTTCGGCCAAGCATTGGCGACGGAGTCTTCGAGATCGAGCATCACACCGGGCGCGCCGGAATTCAGCATCTTGACGACGAGCTCGGCGTCGTCCGCCGGGCCCGTCATCTGGTTGCGCTGATCCTGGCACCAACCCGGCAGCGAGACCTTCCAGCTGCCGGTCGTCGCCTCCGACGCCGGGAGATAGTTGGGCAACTGGCCCTGGTGCGCGGCGTCGAGGATCCTGCGTCGCCTGGCCGCAAGCTCCCGCTGGCGGGGCGTGAACGCCCGATGCAGGGGGAGCACGAAGTCGTAGAAACCGCGGGGCAGGTCGCGGGTCGCGTCCAGTTCCGGGGGGGCCTGGTTGACCGGTGGATCTGCCGAGATCACCGTCTTCATGTGCTAGTTCAGACTCTAGCAGCGGGGAGGGAGCCTAGCTGGCTTTGCGGGTGCTGGTGCCGCGGCGCTCGTGCTCTCGGCGTTCGCCACGCAAGGTGACCTGGACGGCCGAGCTCCGATAGATGTACCCACGGGTGATCGCCTGCTTGACCTGGCGCCAATAGGCTTCCCGCAGCCAGCGCCGTTCGACCACCAGTTCGACGCCCGTGAGGGTGAGGTGATCGGCGGTCAGGGTCGCGACGGCATCCGGCCGCTGGGCCTCGCGGACGGCCTGGAGGTCGAGACCTGGCATCAGCCAGTCGGCCGGGATATCGAGTGCGGCATCCGAGGTGTCGCCGTGCAGCTCCGGCTGGTTCGCCACATTAGAAGGAACCTCAAACACCCGGCAGTCTTGCGGTCCTGAGGGGGTTTTAGGCCGGTTCGGCGCCTTCCACGGCGACCGGAAGCTCGATCTCAAAGGACGAGCCCTCGCCGGGCTGGCTGGCGACCTCCACCCGGCCGCCATGGCCCTCGATGACCTGCCGCACCAGGTAAAGGCCGATCCCGGTTCCCACGACATTGTTGAGCTCCGGGTCGTTGACCCGGTAGAACTTCTCGAACAGCCGGGAGCGCGCGGCGGCGGGGATACCGATGCCGTGATCCTTCACCACCAGCCGGACGTGCCCGTCCTGCCGGTCGCCAGTGACCTCGATCTCCGGCGGTCCCGCACTGAACTTCACGGCATTCTGCAGCAGGTTGTCGACGGCCGTGGCGAGCCGCTCGGGATCCCCGACCACCGTCAGTGGCGACGGCGCCAGGTCGAGGTGGACGCGACCTTGCTTGAGCGCCACCTGGGGACGGACGCGATCCACGGCGTCCGTGACCACGGTCCGCAGGTCGAGCTCCGTCATTTGCTGGGCCGCCGCCCCGTCCTCCAGCCGGGCCAGCAGCAGCATCCGCTCGACCTGGCCGCGCATCTCGCT encodes the following:
- a CDS encoding 1-acyl-sn-glycerol-3-phosphate acyltransferase, which encodes MEPPAQPPANLLPVQRKATLAYRAIRLWAVPLLHVLFRIKVEYRERIPTDRPYVLIANHLNWLDSFAILATFPAEPRIHFLGDTTMLVTRKVQWALVKSVGGYIPVNRQARPDLVLFEHANRCLERGGVVAIYPEGHYGPTEGQIMPFKKGFAHFAVENHVPVVPVALSGTQDLWLRKTIRMIIGSPIESAGQTVESMVALAEARMRELLPPYQDPGGTKLLRHRLTHLF